One genomic window of Solanum dulcamara chromosome 12, daSolDulc1.2, whole genome shotgun sequence includes the following:
- the LOC129875570 gene encoding uncharacterized protein LOC129875570 — translation MCLISGNIRKYFIVSSRSPGRTPLTIPLKNYVVGVVAFLQCLQNILRKLCGGGLVKEIIIVREEKVGGVGSDDGRKGDDFCGGGEGGGGRGGGREGGESDGVGGEKYGGGGDGEKCGSSSGGGGGGDGGDGRRDRNDNGGEDEGRERVVVVGMEK, via the exons ATGTGTTTGATCTCCGGGAACATCAGAAAATACTTCATCGTTTCAAGTCGATCTCCAGGAAGAACTCCTTTGACCATTCCTTTGAAGAACTATGTAGTTGGTGTTGTAGCTTTTCTCCAATGCTTGCAAAATATCCTCAGAAAATTAT GTGGAGGAGGACTGGTGAAGGAGATAATAATTGTGAGAGAAGAGAAGGTTGGTGGTGTTGGTAGTGATGATGGAAGAAAAGGTGATGATTTTTGTGGCGGTGgtgaaggaggaggaggaagaggtgGTGGTAGAGAAGGAGGTGAGAGTGATGGTGTAGGAGGAGAAAAatatggtggtggtggtgatggaGAAAAATGTGGCAGTAGTAGCGgaggaggtggtggtggtgacgGCGGCGATGGTAGAAGGGATAGGAATGACAATGGCGGTGAGGACGAGGGGAGGGAAAGGGTGGTGGTGGTGGGTATGGAAAAATAG
- the LOC129875571 gene encoding uncharacterized protein LOC129875571 codes for MIVGEEKVDGVGDDDGRRGDDCCCGGEGGGGRGGGREEGDSDGVGGEKCGGDGDGVGGKKYGGGGDDGKCDGSSRGDSGGDGGGGRRDKNDDGGRERGEEEGGVVAYYRQSPEQNQELHAVLVAAVLTI; via the exons ATGATTGTGGGAGAAGAGAAGGTTGATGGTGTTGGTGATGATGATGGAAGAAGAGGTGATGATTGTTGTTGTGGTGgggaaggaggaggaggaagaggtgGTGGTAGAGAAGAAGGTGATAGTGATGGTGTAGGAGGAGAAAAATGTGGTGGTGATGGTGATGGtgtaggaggaaaaaaatatggtggtggtggtgatgatGGAAAATGTGATGGTAGTAGTAGAGGAGATTCTGGTGGTGACGGCGGCGGCGGTAGAAGGGATAAAAATGACGATGGCGGTAGAGAACGAGGGGAGGAAGAGGGTGGTGTGGTGG CATACTATCGACAATCACCCGAGCAGAATCAAGAGCTTCATGCA GTTCTGGTTGCAGCTGTGTTGACAATTTAA
- the LOC129877213 gene encoding BTB/POZ domain-containing protein At5g03250 translates to MAFLRLGSKSEAFRREGQAWHCTSGLPSDVTIEIGEMSFYLHKFPLISRSGLLAKLIKESSNDDVSVCVLQLNDIPGGAKAFELVAKFCYGVKIEITPLNIVSLRCASEYLQTTYEYGEGNLIAQTESFLNDVFRNWTDTIKALETCEEVLPHAEELHIVSRCINSLAMKACTDTKLFNWPVSENDHEDTTGAEVWNGICTGSKTQPMTDDWWYEDVSFLSLPLYKRLIQAVEAGGMSPENVAGALMFYAKKYIPLMNRQASFKDAASRSKSGSTISTPSEGDQRALLEEIMELLPNQKGVTETRFLLRLLRSAMMLQASPSCRENLERRVGLQLDQAALDDLLIPNMGYSVETLYDIDCFQRILDHFMSIDQASSAPSPCILEENQLMEGSNSLTSLTMVANLVDSYLSEVAPDVNYKFPKFQSLAATIPDFARPLSDGIYRAIDIYLKAHPWLTDSEREQICRLMNCQKLSLEACIHAAQNERLPLRVIVQVLFFEQLRLRTSVSGWFFVSDNLDNSQSTTLHGGNRNTNTANRRGSSIEDMRERVAELEKECNSMKQEFKKVVKTKKKWNVFCGRKSECDLNSVNPSKLLPPQVNERKNQKNGDSR, encoded by the exons ATGGCATTCCTAAGACTTGGCTCCAAATCTGAGGCCTTCCGTCGTGAAGGCCAGGCTTG GCATTGCACATCAGGGCTTCCCAGTGATGTCACAATAGAAATTGGAGAAATGTCCTTTTATCTACACAAG TTCCCTTTGATATCAAGAAGTGGACTACTAGCAAAGCTAATTAAAGAATCATCCAATGACGACGTATCAGTTTGCGTCCTGCAGCTCAATGACATACCTGGTGGTGCTAAAGCATTTGAGCTAGTAGCCAAATTCTGTTATGGTGTCAAAATAGAAATCACTCCTTTGAATATAGTGAGCCTTAGATGTGCATCAGAGTATCTGCAAACGACATATGAATATGGTGAAGGAAACCTCATTGCACAAACAGAATCTTTTCTTAACGACGTTTTTCGGAATTGGACAGATACTATAAAGGCTCTTGAAACCTGTGAAGAAGTTCTACCACATGCTGAAGAGCTTCACATTGTGTCAAGATGCATAAATTCCTTAGCAATGAAAGCTTGTACCGATACAAAGTTGTTTAACTGGCCTGTGTCCGAAAATGATCACGAGGATACCACAGGCGCGGAGGTGTGGAACGGTATATGCACTGGATCCAAGACACAACCGATGACAGATGATTGGTGGTATGAAGACGTGTCGTTCCTTAGCTTACCTCTGTATAAACGGTTGATCCAGGCAGTTGAAGCAGGAGGAATGAGTCCAGAAAATGTAGCAGGTGCCCTTATGTTTTATGCCAAGAAATATATCCCCTTGATGAATAGACAAGCAAGTTTCAAGGATGCTGCTAGCCGTTCTAAATCAGGATCAACAATTTCCACTCCATCAGAAGGCGACCAAAGGGCACTTTTAGAGGAGATAATGGAGTTGTTGCCAAATCAGAAAGGAGTAACAGAAACCAG GTTTCTTCTTAGGCTGCTCCGTAGCGCTATGATGCTACAAGCAAGTCCATCTTGCAGGGAGAATTTGGAGAGAAGAGTAGGACTGCAGTTAGATCAAGCTGCACTAGATGACTTGTTAATACCAAATATGGGATATTCAGTGGAGACTTTATATGACATAGACTGTTTTCAGAgaattttggaccattttatGTCAATAGACCAGGCTTCTTCTGCACCTTCTCCATGTATTCTGGAAGAAAATCAATTGATGGAAGGTTCAAATTCCTTGACTTCATTAACAATGGTAGCAAATCTAGTGGATTCATATCTTTCTGAGGTGGCGCCCGATGTTAATTACAAGTTCCCAAAATTTCAGTCTCTTGCTGCCACAATCCCAGATTTTGCAAGGCCACTTTCCGATGGTATCTATCGTGCAATTGATATATATTTGAAG GCACATCCTTGGCTCACAGACTCAGAAAGAGAGCAAATCTGCAGACTAATGAATTGCCAGAAGCTCTCATTGGAAGCTTGCATACACGCTGCTCAAAATGAGAGGCTACCTCTTagggtcatagttcaagtcTTGTTCTTTGAACAACTTCGCCTACGGACATCAGTATCAGGATGGTTCTTTGTCTCGGATAATCTTGACAACTCTCAAAGTACTACTCTTCATGGAGGCAACCGGAACACAAACACAGCAAATAGAAGAGGATCAAGTATCGAAGACATGAGGGAGCGTGTTGCAGAGCTAGAAAAAGAGTGCAACAGCATGAAACAGGAGTTTAAAAAGGTggtaaaaacaaagaaaaagtgGAACGTGTTTTGTGGAAGAAAATCTGAGTGTGACTTGAATTCAGTAAATCCCAGCAAGTTACTACCTCCACAGGTTAATGAGCGTAAAAATCAAAAGAATGGAGACTCAAGATGA
- the LOC129876973 gene encoding 29 kDa ribonucleoprotein B, chloroplastic: MASSVSSLQFLFVTPQTLSSLKPNSTANSFSFFSLPSSYLSLSSSTPYSSIKPFESSSFSSRFVRNVALSEFDQLEDDVGEVEEERNFSPDLKLFVGNLPFSVDSAALAEIFERAGNVEMVEVIYDKLTGRSRGFGFVTMSSKAEVEAAEQQFNGYEIDGRALRVNSGPAPDKRENSFGGARGGRSENSSFGGGGGGGRGGRNFDSSNRVYVGNLSWGVDDLSLRELFSEQGKVVDAKVVYDRDSGRSRGFGFVTYSSAQEVNKAIDSLNGIDLDGRSIRVSAAEERPPRRQY; encoded by the exons ATGGCTTCTTCAGTTTCttctcttcaatttctcttcgTAACCCCACAAACCCTTTCTTCTCTAAAACCCAATTCTACAGCAAATTCATTTTCCTTCTTCTCTCTTCCTTCATCTTATCTTTCTTTATCTTCATCAACCCCTTATTCTTCTATCAAGCCTTTTGAGTCTTCTTCGTTTTCATCTCGCTTTGTTCGTAACGTGGCCCTGTCTGAATTTGATCAATTGGAAGACGATGTGGGAGAAGTAGAAGAAGAACGCAATTTCTCTCCAGACCTTAAACTCTTTGTTGGTAATTTGCCGTTTAGTGTTGACAGTGCTGCACTTGCTGAGATTTTTGAACGAGCTGGAAATGTTGAGATGGTTGAG GTTATATATGACAAGCTCACAGGAAGAAGCAGAGGGTTTGGTTTTGTGACAATGTCGAGTAAAGCAGAGGTGGAAGCTGCTGAACAACAATTCAATGGATAT GAAATCGACGGGAGGGCACTGAGAGTGAACTCTGGGCCAGCACCAGACAAAAGGGAGAATTCTTTTGGAGGTGCACGGGGTGGGAGAAGTGAGAATTCTTCTTTTGGAGGTGGAGGTGGAGGTGGACGTGGTGGGAGAAATTTTGATAGCTCCAACAGAGTCTATGTAGGAAACCTCTCATGGGGTGTCGATGACCTTTCTCTTAGAGAATTGTTCAGTGAACAAGGCAAAGTTGTGGATGCCAAAGTAGTCTATGACAGAGATAGTGGTAGATCAAGGGGCTTTGGATTTGTGACATACAGTTCTGCTCAAGAGGTCAACAAAGCAATTGATAGCTTGAATGGCATT GACCTTGATGGCAGGTCCATTCGCGTAAGCGCTGCAGAAGAGCGCCCCCCCAGGCGTCAATATTGA